In the genome of Paenarthrobacter ilicis, the window TGAATCGAGGAGTAGAAGTGACGGACCACGTCCGCCCGGCGACGCCCCTGTCGCCCGCACCTCGTCACCTGCGCAGAAAGGCTTTCCGCAAGGAAATTCCGGTGAGCATGATGGGCGGTTTTCGCCGCCCTGACAAACCCAAACAGGCGCCGAGCCGCCGGTCATCTGAGGTCGCAGGACAGACTCCAGCCGAGGCTGCGGTCCGGATTCCAGCCGACGTCGATACCGAGCGCCACCGCAAAAGACGGGTGGCGTTGATCATTGTGATCCTTATCGCGATCACTGTGCCAGTCCTGGCCCTGGCACTGATTTTCGGCCAGTAGTAAGACCACCCTGGTCGCAACCAATTGATGGCAGTGGTGCGGCGTGCGATAGCATCGGGGGGTCACTCAACGCCACCCCGGGGGAAATTCCATGCCCAGCGTCATGCCAATCTTTGGCACCCGTCCTGAAGCCATCAAGATGGCACCGATTGTCAGCGCCTTCCAGGCGTCCGAGGATTTTGACTGCATTGTGACTGTAACCGGCCAGCACCGCGAGATGCTGGACCAGGTCAATGAACTGTTCGGGATCAAGCCGGACCACGACCTCAACATCCTTCAGCAGCGTCAATCACTATCGTCCATCATGACCCGTACCATTGACGGGTTGGACAAGCTGTTCACAGAGAACAAGCCGGACGCAGTCATCGTCCAAGGCGACACCACCACATCTACCGCTGGAGCCATCGCCGCTTTCTACCACGGCATCCCCGTGGTCCACGTTGAAGCCGGCCTTCGCAGTGGAGATCTTTTTTCCCCTTTCCCGGAAGAGGCTAATCGTAAGATCACCAGTCAGATCTCGAGCCTTCACTTGGCGCCCACAAGCGTCAGCAAAGCTAACTTGCTGGCTGAGGGAATCGCAGAGGCAGACATCGTTGTCACCGGCAACTCGGTTATTGATGCACTCCTCACCACCGTGGACAAGCACATACCGTTCTCTGACCCCCAGTTGGAAGAACTCGCGGCAAGTGGCCGCAAGATTCTCTTGGTGACTACCCACCGCAGGGAAAACCAGGGCGATGCGATGCGCGGAGTCGGGCGGGCGCTTGCGCGGATCGCAGAGGCCGAGCCTGATCTGGTCATAGTCCTCCCGGCGCACAAAAATCCTGTGGTTCGGGAGGCCGTCCTCCCCGCACTTGAAGGAAAGGACAGCGTGGTTGTTACCGAGCCCTTGGCCTACGGTGAATTCACACGGCTCCTTTCCCTTGCACACATCGTCCTCACCGACTCCGGTGGAGTTCAGGAAGAAGCACCCAGCCTCGGCAAGCCTGTCCTCGTCATGCGTGACAACACTGAGCGCCCCGAGGCAGTCGACGCAGGAACGGTCGCCCTTATCGGCACCGACGAGGAAACTATTGTCAAGGAAGTCGACCGTCTCCTCAATCAGCAGGATGCCTTCGACGCCATGGCAAACGCCGTCAACCCTTACGGCGACGGTAAAGCCGCAGCCCGTACCGTGGCCGCAGTTGCCCAGCTCCTCGGCATAGGCGCCCGCATTGAAAGCTTTTCTTAAGACATTGGTGAGGCGGGCCATTTCCTTCCGGCAGGGTCAGCCTAGATCGAGAAGTGCATCTTCTAGAAGCAAGTGAGCAAAATGGCAAAGATCTACATCTACGGAAGCTGCGTCTCCAGGGACTCTTTTGACTTCATAGATAAAACTCACCACCAGCTACTTGGATACACCGCTCGCCAGTCACTTATCAGCGCATTCAGCCAGCCCTACGGCGTAGCGGCGGACTCAGGAGTACTTGAAAGCCGCTTCCAGGTCAGAAATCTTCAGGGTGACTTCGACGGAAATCTCTTGCAAACACTGGAAGAGATTGCCCCGGAAACAGATTACATCTTCTGGGACCTCACTGATGAGCGGCTGGGGGTCATCAAAGTTGATGAACAAACATACATAACGAAGTCCGTGGAGTTGTCCCAGAGCGGTTTGATGGATGACCTTCGAGATCTTGAGTGGATAAAGTTTGGGACCGACGAACACTTCTCACTTTGGCATGAGTCGGTCAGGAAACTGTCTAGGTTCGCTGCCAGAGTATTGCCAAACACAAAGATTATTCTAGTCAACTTGCCGTGGGCTCTCTTCGACGAAGAAGGGCGGGCTGTTGGCAAGACTTGGGATTTTTCTCCAGCCGAAGCAAACAATTTGCTGGCTAGGTATGCGACTGTGATTCAGGACTACCTAAACGTCAAGATCATCGAAGTTTCGTGGGAAAAAGCCATAGCTTCCACTCTCCACAAGTGGGGAATTGCTCCATACCACTATCGGGATTCGGTTTACAACGAGGTAATCTCACAGTTCAAAAGGCTGGATAATGAAAAAAGTAATGAGTCTCCCCGCTCTGCGGACACGGTGGTCAGAAGCACCGCACTGAGGTCCCCGTGGAGAGATGCTACGGTCAAACCCAAAGAGTTCCTTCTTCTACCCGGAACGCAAAAATTTGGTGTCCAGTTGGAAGCCAAGAGTACTCTCCCGACGGGCCGGCACGTTCTGATCGCGCTGTCGCTGGAAAACCCAGATGAAACATCACTTGTTTCTGCTCGAATAGTAAAATCCGGCGTACCAGATATCGACTACTTTCGGTATGTAGAAATTCAAGATGGTCAGCGGTCTTATTATGAGACATTCGACATCCCTGAAGGTGTCACTTGCCTGAGCGTCAGAGTTCTGGGGTGGCAAGTTGGATATGGTTCGATTCTGATCAGTAACGAGACCGTATTCCCTGCCACACCCCTAATAGCCTGATCTTGACCTAACACCGAGCCTGCTTATGGCGTGAAGCCGCCGACCTGCAGACTAGCGGCAAATTGGCCTGTGTCCCCTCGACACTGACGGTCGATAGAATGGCTGGATGCAACCAGTCGAAAATGATGCTCTGGCGCCGTCATTCCTGAGCAACGATTACCAGCCGTGGCCTGGCGGCCACTTCGAGTGGCCCTCCCTGATTGACTTCCTCAATCAAGAGTCATGGGACGACGGAGTACACACGATACCGATCGGGGCCGGGCCAAATCTCGACTTGTTCTTCAGCGGCAGTCCGCTGGACGCGGAAACCGCCGTTGTACCTGTGTTCTTCAACGGGGCCGTCTCCGATCGCGAGTCCAAAGTTGGGCCTTTCTTTTCGGGCCGAAAGCTTGCTGCGGCAGCCGGTATCGGCTTCATCGCCGTATCCGACCCGTCCCATAACCTGGACCCGTCGCTGGGTTTGGCTTGGTATGCCGGAAACAAACTTCAGGATTTGCAAAACAGTCTCGATGCAATCCTCCGGGGTATCGCATCAAGGGCAGAACGTGAATTGCTTTTTATAGGTGGTTCAGGCGGCGGTTTCGCTTCTTTGTACTACGGGAACCGATTGTCGCAGAAAGCATCCGTGCTCGTCTGGAATCCTCAGACGAGCATCACGGAGTACAACGAGACCTTTGCAAAGAATTACTTCACCCGGGCGCTTGGCGTCGGCGACGAACTCCACGGCGTGGATTGGAAGTCCGTAGCGAAGTCGAAGGCGTCAACACGGGGAATCCAGACCGAGGTTCTTATTTCTCGGCCTAGACGTCTGCTCTACATGCAAAATGGAAGCGATTGGCATACACCCGTCCACGCCGTCCCGTTCCTCCGAGGAGGCCACTTTGAGCATGCGGGAAATGGAATTTTCGCTACGGATGATAACCATCAAGTCTGGATTGCCAATTATGGGGACGGGCACGCGCCGCTTCCCGAAAACATCCTGTTAGTTGCCCTTCAGTTGATGATTGACGCCGACATGTCCGTCTCTGACGTAGTCAATCGTATGGTTGAGAGCTGCTCGGATGGAACAACGGCCCTGGGGAAGAGCTGGCTCCGGATAGGCGATGTCCTTCCTGATGGAACCGAACTTCACGACTTAGCCTGACTGAATCGCAACCAAACAAGGGCCCCTCCACTGTCCATGGACAGTGGAGGGGCCCTCTTTCGCCTACGGCTTTGGACCGAAGTGCGTTCAGCCCCGGCCGAGAACCGCCAATTCCTTTGGCACGATGACATCAGCATCGCTCTGTGATCGGACGCGCTTGGCCGCAGCCTGAGACTTTCGCCTATAAAGTCGGGGAGATGAAATAAGACTCAGCATTGCATCGGCCAGGGCGGACGCGTCTTCCGGATCCACAATCTCGGCACATGTCTCGTCTGCAAACTCTGGAATTGCAGCGACTGCGGTCGTGACAGGCACAAGACCGGATGACATTGCTTCGTCCCTCGACACACCTTGGGTATCCATGCGGGATGGACAGAGAAAGACACCGTACTCCTGATGCATTTTTGCTATCTCATCTTGCGTCAGAAACCTCTTATCCAAGATCACGTTGTCGAACGCTTCAAGCGGCTTCGTAATTTCATCAAAGAGCGGACCGTCACCAACAAGCCTGAATTCCATTTCATTGAAGTGAGGGGTATCCGACAACAACCGGATTGCTTCAACCGACAGATCATTTGCATATACTGCAGATGCATAAGGTCGCACAGAAAGAACTTTCAGTCTCTTCTGATCATCTTTTGGATTATACGAAAACATCGATGCATTGATCGGGTTATGGATGACAACAGACTTATCTGACACTTCCAGTCCTAGGTCTTCAAGTGCCGTTCGCCGCAACCAATCGGAGACAAAAACGACTTTGACATTCTCGGTGGAATCAGCGAATATCCTACTCCAAAGTGACAACCTGGCATCACTGAGTGTCCTTGCTGCATCCTTGGAGTCTTCATCGTACAAGAATTCCCGGCGCGACCAGCTCTGAATGTCTGCGCCATGTGCCCAAATAGCTATACGTGGTTGGTGGGGCAGTCGGCTAACAGAATTCCACATTGACTCGGTGATGAAGTGAACTGATATAGACCTATGAAAACCCTGCTTCAGGAAACTATCGAGGGTTTCAGAGTTCCCTGTGATGACAGAAACCCCTTCGAATTCTCGGAATCGAAGAGACTCCGTCTCATCAAGGACGAAAACCTCCGTTGGCACGCCTGCTTGGATGTAGCGTCGAACACGGGTGTGGACGAAGCCGTTTTTATATAGGTCGACGCTTGAAGGATAACGGTTCGTGATCACGAGGTTATCGGCGGTTTGTGCGATGAACTCGGGAGTCATGTCCTTATGCTCCCACAGTACCCTCCGGATCGCTCCCGAGCCAGACGAGAATATACGGATACCAACCTTCAGGTGCGTAGCCTCTGGTGGCACATCGAGAGTATGGTTTTGATTAGTTGTTCGGACAAGTCCCGCGATTTTGGTGTCGTTATTGTAGTAGATAATAGCGATCTGTAAGTTCAGACCAGGATCACTTTCGGCGTGAAATTTCAGCCCGTCATCATCTGCAATATCATGCAGGTTGATCATTTCAGACGAGTAGATATAGTCATGCCTACCATCATCTAGTGTTGACTCAAAATTCCAAGAGTCCCCTGATACCCAAGAGTCCACCCCTGGTCGCTTCGTGACAAGGAACATCTTGGACAAGTCTTTTCCAGTAAGGGTATTCAGATCTGTAGTCGAAAGCTCCGATGCTTTTATACGGTCTGAGGCGCTGGTGAGATTCTCGAGGCTAAGGCCTATATCTGACCAGTTTCCGTCGACCGTCGCAGCGTAGCCGGGCTTGAGCTTTGCGCCGGCACGGCAGTAGTCGAAGATCTCTGTCTGCATCATCGCGGGAACACTGTAGTCCCCGTTTGCTGCGGACTTGATCCACTCGGAAGCACGAAGCTGAACTGCCGTTGGATCGAGGATAAGGCTTGACCTGATTGGAAGGCGTTCAACAGCCGTGTAGGCAAGCTCAGTGCCGACACTCGCAGGTCCTCTTCTGGTGGCTCGCATGTAGGTCGCCTTGCCGACCACCTGGGCGGATGTGTAGCGGACTGCCAGAGCCAGATCCAACAAATAGCAGGGACCGTAATAGTCGTCGGGGTGCATGAAGCCAACGAACTCACCAGCTTCCGCAAACTGAGCAAGCTCCACGTCGTGCAGATCTGACGTCAGAGCTACGTCCTCAAAACGGCTGGCCAGCGAAGGATTGTTGGTAAACAGGCGAAGAGAAGCTGTCACTCCGGCTTGGCGATCGGCCGATTTTCGAACTGCCTCTATCTCCGCATCCCGGGAAACCAGACTAAAGACGTGAACTATCGGCGTAGTGGACACCTTGCTCCGGCTCTCGACTTTCGACAGGATGTAGTCCAACCTGTGAGCGTAGGTGTGCTCACTCATGACCTTCCTAAGTCCCGCTAGGCGGCGCTTTCGCCCCTCTAGCTCACCGCTGACTGAGCGGAGCTCCTCGACCACAGCTTGACCACTGTCTGAAATGACCGGTATACCCCCAAACATCAGCTCCAGTCCGCGCGAGTAGTTACTCACAACAGTGGTATTTGAAGCTAGGAGCTCGTAGACCCTTCGCGCAAACATCGACTGGGACTCTTTAACAGAGTTCAGGTTGATGGCGTAATCATAACCCTTATAGGCAAGGTCTATTTCCGCACTATCAAGGGTGCCCACGATATATTTCTGATATTCGGCGGGAAATTGATACTGCTCATCAGTTTTACCGAAATTTCTGTCAAATATCTCTATTGATCTGTATTCAGGAATCTTTTCGATGAACGACTCAAGATCACGTGTCCGGTCCGGGTAACGCCGATAGTAGGCCCCTGCGAAACACAAACCTGAATCCCTGCTATACAACTCAAGGGGGTTGTGGGAGAAGGGCTGGCAGGCGAAGGGAAGGAAATGGACGCGATCATGGCCCAAATCCCCCTTGTACCGCTGTACGCAATCTATATCTGTAGTGAACACATGATCGACCAGCTTGGCCGTGTTCAAGAAGGTCGAGTAGTGAACTGGATCTTCCTTGTTCCAAAGAATAACTTTGATGTTATGATGATTGGCCCATGAAATTATCTCTCGTACTTGCGTAGCCGTTTGGGCAACCTTATTTCCCCATTCATCATCTCTGCCACGCCATGCAGATTCAAGGAAAATGAGATGAGGCTTGAAGTCTTCAAGTTCTTGGATGTAGCGTCCAAGGGACAGCTCCAGCAGATCGCACTCCGGCGCAAATGAGTGGACAGTGAAAGCATCCATGATGGCTGCGACACGTGTTCGCCTCACCTTGTCTGATTCTTTGAGTCGAAGAGACTCGGTTGCGGCACTGTTGGGAAGTCGTCTGTCCTGACGAATCTCTGCGGCCCGGTTTACGAGACCAGGAACATTTGCACTTGATGTTGCGACTGCAATCGGATCAACCAGAGTCGATGCCACTTTCGGTGTGGCATCAGCGCTCAGCTTCTTCCGGTTGTTCTCTTTCATCAACACCCCAAGCGCCACAGGCAGCTTGAGGAGGCCCTCCGGTGACTGGAGAGAATTCCTCAGGGTCTGACCAAGCCGGTAAGTGATACTGGTCCGAAGCAGTCGGGTCTTCTCCTCCGCCTGGGCCAACTGCAAACGCGTATTTGTGAGCTCGTCGCGCAGACTTTCAACTTCTTTGAGGGCATTCTGTCGCTCTAAATTCCGACGGTCAGCTTGCTCATTGGCGGACTTGAGTTCTGCTGAGACGCTGGAGAGCGAGGCTTCGGACTTGTCACGCGCGGCTATCAGAGCCTGTTCGGCGATCTTCAGGGATTCGCTGTGAGCACGTGCATCCTTCAGGTCACGTTCCAGCCGAGCTACAAGACCTTTTTCAACTGTCAGCCTGCGCCCGCCTTCATCTACGGATTGCTGAGCCGAAAACAGTCGCGTTTGGGCATCGGTGAGCTTGCCTTGGCTCACCTTCAAGCGATCCACTGAATCGGCGAGTCGAGTTTCCAGTTCCTCAGCACGGGAATTGGTGGTGGCAAGTTTTGCCCGCAGCTGCTTAACATGCTTCAGCACTTGCCGTAGGCGAAGCTCGGAATTGTTTAGCTCTGACTGAAAGCGCGAACGCTCACTGTCCAAGATCGCCTGCTGGTCAGACAGCTCTGACCTGAGTGCGAGATTCAGACTATTGATCTGAGCCATGAGCTTCTCAACGCTTTTGACCCTGCCCCTCTCAAAGGACAGGCGCGACCTTACATCACTCAATACAGCTGAACGTGTGTTGGCTGCTGCAACCAGTTTGTCCTTCGCCCGGGAGCTTACAGCGAGTGCATCGCCCACCGCCCGCAGCTCGTCATGATTTTGCTTGGCATTCCTTTCCAAATCATGAATGTGCGATGCCTGCGCATCCAGCTTTTGGCCAAGACTCGCCAACTGTTCCTGGGCCCGGGCGCCAGCGGCCAAGCGATTCTCATACTCGGGAGAGAGAATCAGACGCTGCTCATGCTGGAGTCGCAGTTCAACGATCTGCGCGGCTCTACCCGCCAATTCTTCCCTCAGCGCTGCGACTTGACGAAGTGCATCCGCGTGGGAAGTCGATATTCCGTCAAGAGCCCGGACCTCATCGGCTTTTCTCTCCAGAGCCAAGTGGGCCTCAACCAAAGCCTCTTCGCTCGCATTCAACTTGTTTTGGAGATCGAGGATATGGTCTTGATCACGCTTTAGAGTTGCGGTATTTGCTTCGAGGCGTTCCTTGAGCTGTGCAAGGAGCGCAGTCGACTCTCGGTACTTGAGGTTGGCCTGCGACAAAGAGAGTCTTAGATCGCCAATCAGCTTGCGATCATAATAGGTTGCGGAAACCTGCTGCTTGACTACCTGTTCAAGCCGGTCAGTGTTGCTTCCTGCGCCATCGAAACCGAAGCGGTGGGTTGGTGTCGCATTGAATGTTGCTTTATATCGATACCCGAATGGCTCTAAGAACTGGTGTATCTTCTCAAAGTCCTGAACGGTCTGGCACTCCACGTACATTTCAGGATGATCACGTTGAATTAGCTCGGATGACCCGCGGAGAACGTCGAGCTCCATACCTTCAACATCAATTTTGATGGCTTTTACAGGTGCCTCAAACTCCTGATCATCGAGACGGATGATTGCTACGGATTGCTCATCCATTGAAGTGCGCTCCAAGCGCTGGGCACCTCTATTGTTTTCAGCCGTCTGTACGATCCGTCCGAACCCATTAGCATCCCCAACTCCTACTTGATGAACCGTAATCCTTTCCGCAGCGCCGTTCGCTGCTACGCTGGTCGAGATTGCTGCGCAGAGCTCCGCGTCCGGCTCGAAGGCATGGACAAAGGCGCCGGAAACACAGCTGAGAAATAGCGTATGATTTCCGCAATTTGCCCCAATGTCCAGCACGAGGTCACCTGGCTTCACGATCGCGGCCATGTCAACCAACATCGCTTCTTCGTAAGGTTTTTTGGTGCTCGCTATCGTCTTTTGAATATAGTCGTTCTCGGCATCGGGTAGAACGATTTGATATGCGGAGCCATTTGCAACAATCTCGACCTGTTTCACGGCTGAAGGATGCCTGTCATTGCTCGCTGGCTGAGATCGAAAGTACCGCGAGTATCGACGACGATTTTCCCGTCAAGGACATTATCAGGCAGTTCCTTAAAGGTGTCATGATCAACCAAAAGAACGACGACGCTTGAGCGTTCGATAGATTCCTCGACACCCATAAGTTCGACGTTGCTGCGTCCGCTCAGCTGCTTCGGCAACACCTCAACATGCGGTTCAGCGACGTTGATGCGGCGATCGCTCAGTTCGTCTGCCAGGTGTGCCGCAATTTCGATGGCCGGCGACTCGCGAAGGTCATCGATGTTTGCCTTGAAGGCCAGGCCGAGTACTGAGACCTCAGCGGTTGCGGGAAGACCCTCAAGTGACGAAACGACCTGTTGGAAGACCCACTCGGGCTTCGCGTCGTTGACTTCACGGGCCGTCCTGATCAGGCGGGCTTCCTCGGGCGCAGCGGCAACAATGAACCATGGGTCAACTGCGATGCAGTGGCCACCCACACCGGGACCTGGCTGAAGGATGTTAACCCGCGGGTGGTGGTTGGCCAGTCGGATGAGTTCCCACACGTCTATGCCAAGCTTTTCACTGATGACGGACAGCTCATTGGCGAATGCGATGTTGACGTCGCGGTAGGAGTTCTCCACGAGCTTGGCCATTTCGGCAGTCACAGCATCTGTTGTGAGGATCTCGCCCTGGCAGAACACCGAGTACAGGTTCTTTGCGGCTTCCGCGGCCTCAGTTGTCATGCCACCAACGATTCTGTCGTTGGTGACCAGCTCAATCATGACGCGACCAGGAAGGACCCTCTCCGGGCAGTGGGCGACCATGATGGCGGGGCGCGAATCCGAGCCGTCAAGGCTCAGGTCCGGGCGCAAGTCCAAAATGTAGTTAGCCATGTGGGCCGTGGCACCGGGAGGGGAGGTCGACTCGAGAATCAGAAGCTCACCGCCCTGCAGTTGGGGAGCGATACCGCGGGCGGCAGCTTCAATGTAGCTGAGATCAGCCGAGCGATCTTCCTGAAACGGCGTAGGCACAGCGACGATATACGCCTCAGCCTGAGGCGTAGTTGTGGTTGCCTTCAGGTGGCCTTGGCTGACTGCTCCTGATACATGCACGCCCAGGTCCGGCTCCACAAATGGAACCTGTCCTGCGTTTACGGCGTCAACAGTGCGTTCACTGACGTCCACGCCGATGACCTCGATGCCGTTGGTGGCAAGGATCGCAGCAGTTGGGAGGCCAATGTATCCAAGACCGATGACGGCAACGCGATTAATTGTATTCAATGTATTTCCCCGTTTTTTGTTGGTTGATCTAGACAGTGATGTGTTCAGCAGGATTGCCCCAGAACTTGATGTCCCCGGACGCAAGCAGTTGATCGTCAGTGGCAGTCCACGTATGCCCCGTGACTGAACGTTGAACGTAGTAGTTGTATCGGTCGGAGGCATAGATTTTGCCCCCTGCATCGCTGACCGCACGCATGAACGCGGTGTCCTCACCACGTCCCAACTCCTCGAAGGGAAAGCGCTCGAACATCGACTTCCTGGCCATGATCGTCGCCCCGATGACCATATGGCTAAAGCGATGTTCCATATGGTTGAACCTCAGCAAGGTGGCATTTCGGCTCTCGATATACATGTAGTGAGCCAGCTTTCCGACGACGTCTGCCCCCGAGAACATCATGGCGTTCACTTGGTCCCGGAGGTAGTTGGGACCGTAGTAGTCGTCGTCATCCATCTTCGTGAGAATGTCGCCGCTGGCGGCCGAGACACACAAATTCAGGCACGTACCCAGACTGACGGTTCGGGGCTCGTGGAGAAGGGTCACCTTCCGCACTCCGTATTTCCTGCGTAACCGCCAGATTTTCCACCAGCTGGCTTTGAAACCATGAGTCAGTAAAACCAGCTCGACATCCACGCCTTGCTGGGAGCCGACTGTCTTGAAGACATGCTCCAGTTGGTGGGGCCGAATGGTGGATACCAGAGCACTTACCGATTCTGGCTGCACGGGACGAACCCGCTGGGGAAGCGCCATTCCCACTACCTTTTCGGCTCTGTGCGCGTACGTGTGCTCAGCCCAAATCCGGCGTTGGGCGAGATGCACTGAACGATCATTAAGTTCGGGACTACGCATCAACGCCCTCATAATGAAGGCAGCGTCTTCTTTGGTTTCAACGCTGTGAATCTCCCCGTTGGGGAAAAACCTTGGCAGAGATGGGCTGGGGGTGGTAACTACCGGCGTCCCGGAAGCCGTGATTTCAAATATTCGTCGCGCACACATGCTGGGCGAATCGACTACAGAGTTAACGTTCAGAAATACCTTGTAGGCCTTGTATGCAGTGAGCATTTGATCGTAGGTCAGTGATCCCACTACGTGGGAGGCATAAGGTTCCGGGAACTGGTAGTCCGGATTGCCTCCCAGTTGCCGTGAAAAGATTTCCAACCCGTGTTTGACTCGATCCGAGCCGGCAATTGCACCGTCAAGCAGAAGACGCATTTGCTCACGGCGCTCTGGGTATTTGTGCGCGAAGTACATGCCAGCGAACGCCACGTCCCGGGAGTGCCTGCCCTCTCTGGGGCGGATCGGATTGTGGATGGCTGGCTGTGCAGCGAAAGGAAGCACATCCACGCGGTTATGCCCCAGTTCCTGCCTGTAGTCAGGCAGCTTGTTCTCATCTGAGGTGAAGACGACGTCGAACTCGCGTGCCGCGGGCAGGAAGTCGTGGAAGTGGGGTGGGTCCTCCTTATTCCAGAAGACCGTGGGCAAATTATTCTCCCGGCACCAGCGCATCAGGTTCAGGAACTCTGGCTTCGGGCCGCTGGTCCCCGTCAGTTGGTATCTCCAGGAGCCTCCGTTGCCTTCCCACGCCGACTCCACAAAAACGAAGTCGATTCGCTGCTCTTGAAGCTGCTGCAACCAACCGTCCTTGGTGAGGAAAACGAGGTTCCACTCAAAAGCAAATGCCTTGGCGGAGAAATCATCCAAGATGACAGCTACGTTCAGGTCATCCCGGCGTGAAGGGATGGACGGGTAGTCGAATGCCGGAAAGGTGAGCTGCCGTTTTTCGTTGGTCGCTTTCTGCGATGTCATTCGCGCCTGAACGTCTTTGTTGGAAGTCTTGTTGACGGCCAAAGCCCGTTGGCGCCTGTGAAACGCCTGCAGCTGGGCGACGCCTCCAGCTCGAAAGTGCCAAGCGGCCTTCCGTAAATTCTCTACGGTGTAAATCATGCCCGGCTCCTACGCATCTTACTTCTGCCCAAAACTTCTGTCATTTGTAAATTGGCTCGTGCTTCATCAAGAATTCTGGCTGCCGTTATCCCGTTGCCCTTGGCGAGGTTGCTGGTGAAGTCCTGGTATGCCTTGACGGTCTCCGACGGTTCACCATCCATAATCATGTGGCCCTTATCCAGCCAAACCACTCTGCTGCACATGCTGGTGATGGTGTCCAGCGAGTGGCTGACGATGAATACACAACCAGCCTGCTCGCGCAGTTGGTCCATACGGCGCTTGCTTCGCTCGTTGAATTGGGCATCACCTGTATTGAGTGCTTCAT includes:
- the wecB gene encoding non-hydrolyzing UDP-N-acetylglucosamine 2-epimerase, which codes for MPSVMPIFGTRPEAIKMAPIVSAFQASEDFDCIVTVTGQHREMLDQVNELFGIKPDHDLNILQQRQSLSSIMTRTIDGLDKLFTENKPDAVIVQGDTTTSTAGAIAAFYHGIPVVHVEAGLRSGDLFSPFPEEANRKITSQISSLHLAPTSVSKANLLAEGIAEADIVVTGNSVIDALLTTVDKHIPFSDPQLEELAASGRKILLVTTHRRENQGDAMRGVGRALARIAEAEPDLVIVLPAHKNPVVREAVLPALEGKDSVVVTEPLAYGEFTRLLSLAHIVLTDSGGVQEEAPSLGKPVLVMRDNTERPEAVDAGTVALIGTDEETIVKEVDRLLNQQDAFDAMANAVNPYGDGKAAARTVAAVAQLLGIGARIESFS
- a CDS encoding DUF6270 domain-containing protein translates to MAKIYIYGSCVSRDSFDFIDKTHHQLLGYTARQSLISAFSQPYGVAADSGVLESRFQVRNLQGDFDGNLLQTLEEIAPETDYIFWDLTDERLGVIKVDEQTYITKSVELSQSGLMDDLRDLEWIKFGTDEHFSLWHESVRKLSRFAARVLPNTKIILVNLPWALFDEEGRAVGKTWDFSPAEANNLLARYATVIQDYLNVKIIEVSWEKAIASTLHKWGIAPYHYRDSVYNEVISQFKRLDNEKSNESPRSADTVVRSTALRSPWRDATVKPKEFLLLPGTQKFGVQLEAKSTLPTGRHVLIALSLENPDETSLVSARIVKSGVPDIDYFRYVEIQDGQRSYYETFDIPEGVTCLSVRVLGWQVGYGSILISNETVFPATPLIA
- a CDS encoding FkbM family methyltransferase, encoding MKQVEIVANGSAYQIVLPDAENDYIQKTIASTKKPYEEAMLVDMAAIVKPGDLVLDIGANCGNHTLFLSCVSGAFVHAFEPDAELCAAISTSVAANGAAERITVHQVGVGDANGFGRIVQTAENNRGAQRLERTSMDEQSVAIIRLDDQEFEAPVKAIKIDVEGMELDVLRGSSELIQRDHPEMYVECQTVQDFEKIHQFLEPFGYRYKATFNATPTHRFGFDGAGSNTDRLEQVVKQQVSATYYDRKLIGDLRLSLSQANLKYRESTALLAQLKERLEANTATLKRDQDHILDLQNKLNASEEALVEAHLALERKADEVRALDGISTSHADALRQVAALREELAGRAAQIVELRLQHEQRLILSPEYENRLAAGARAQEQLASLGQKLDAQASHIHDLERNAKQNHDELRAVGDALAVSSRAKDKLVAAANTRSAVLSDVRSRLSFERGRVKSVEKLMAQINSLNLALRSELSDQQAILDSERSRFQSELNNSELRLRQVLKHVKQLRAKLATTNSRAEELETRLADSVDRLKVSQGKLTDAQTRLFSAQQSVDEGGRRLTVEKGLVARLERDLKDARAHSESLKIAEQALIAARDKSEASLSSVSAELKSANEQADRRNLERQNALKEVESLRDELTNTRLQLAQAEEKTRLLRTSITYRLGQTLRNSLQSPEGLLKLPVALGVLMKENNRKKLSADATPKVASTLVDPIAVATSSANVPGLVNRAAEIRQDRRLPNSAATESLRLKESDKVRRTRVAAIMDAFTVHSFAPECDLLELSLGRYIQELEDFKPHLIFLESAWRGRDDEWGNKVAQTATQVREIISWANHHNIKVILWNKEDPVHYSTFLNTAKLVDHVFTTDIDCVQRYKGDLGHDRVHFLPFACQPFSHNPLELYSRDSGLCFAGAYYRRYPDRTRDLESFIEKIPEYRSIEIFDRNFGKTDEQYQFPAEYQKYIVGTLDSAEIDLAYKGYDYAINLNSVKESQSMFARRVYELLASNTTVVSNYSRGLELMFGGIPVISDSGQAVVEELRSVSGELEGRKRRLAGLRKVMSEHTYAHRLDYILSKVESRSKVSTTPIVHVFSLVSRDAEIEAVRKSADRQAGVTASLRLFTNNPSLASRFEDVALTSDLHDVELAQFAEAGEFVGFMHPDDYYGPCYLLDLALAVRYTSAQVVGKATYMRATRRGPASVGTELAYTAVERLPIRSSLILDPTAVQLRASEWIKSAANGDYSVPAMMQTEIFDYCRAGAKLKPGYAATVDGNWSDIGLSLENLTSASDRIKASELSTTDLNTLTGKDLSKMFLVTKRPGVDSWVSGDSWNFESTLDDGRHDYIYSSEMINLHDIADDDGLKFHAESDPGLNLQIAIIYYNNDTKIAGLVRTTNQNHTLDVPPEATHLKVGIRIFSSGSGAIRRVLWEHKDMTPEFIAQTADNLVITNRYPSSVDLYKNGFVHTRVRRYIQAGVPTEVFVLDETESLRFREFEGVSVITGNSETLDSFLKQGFHRSISVHFITESMWNSVSRLPHQPRIAIWAHGADIQSWSRREFLYDEDSKDAARTLSDARLSLWSRIFADSTENVKVVFVSDWLRRTALEDLGLEVSDKSVVIHNPINASMFSYNPKDDQKRLKVLSVRPYASAVYANDLSVEAIRLLSDTPHFNEMEFRLVGDGPLFDEITKPLEAFDNVILDKRFLTQDEIAKMHQEYGVFLCPSRMDTQGVSRDEAMSSGLVPVTTAVAAIPEFADETCAEIVDPEDASALADAMLSLISSPRLYRRKSQAAAKRVRSQSDADVIVPKELAVLGRG